One Euphorbia lathyris chromosome 1, ddEupLath1.1, whole genome shotgun sequence DNA segment encodes these proteins:
- the LOC136207307 gene encoding uncharacterized protein isoform X2 — MENVVATVSGYHGLERFNLIKLISQAGASYVGAMSKSITHLVCWKFEGKKYDLAKKFNTIIVNHRWVEDCIKQGKRVPEHPYMLQRGKDAGPLLMEAPVIYEVGPLNKSRYLLSDKSNISEYIEGKIDCMGWGNSGPAAWTGSLLLDENLFSEMRKEDRSACKSNSKKGARTSKQESRSTGRYCSQDHPLSVVGFEHDNSSSKSSKHSARHKGKVSGDEEPSTDSVKRSVKGKRKISNDIRSTSLAESSCYSRRLVKENFSRDNLDIELLDFDQDFHSLGLHNKINKGAASSEDKDCEQKINIYGSGRTSTAATNCDEVSAYRTFDDIVEIRDMNSLKRPSGAVENMGDKNKDSSQSEPVISLPASEELSCVICWTEFCSTRGVLPCGHRFCYSCIQNWADHMIASRKTSTCPLCKVGFVCITKVEDAATSDQKIYSQTIPCANSATEILLLNGQERLAGAESSTVCGECECREPEDLLVMCDHCNIQCIHIYCLDPPLLPWTCIRCKDLQRLLYQAR; from the exons ATGGAGAATGTGGTCGCGACTGTTAGTGGTTACCACGGGTTGGAGCGGTTCAACCTCATCAAGCTGATTTCTCAAGCCGGTGCCAGTTATGTAGGTGCAATGTCAAAGTCTATTACACACTTG GTGTGCTGGAAATTTGAAGGAAAGAAATACGATCTTGCCAAGAAATTCAACACAATCATTGTTAATCATCGGTGGGTGGAAGATTGCATAAAGCAAGGGAAGCGTGTTCCTGAGCATCCCTACATGCTACAACG TGGAAAAGATGCAGGGCCTCTGTTGATGGAGGCTCCAGTTATATATGAAGTTGGACCCTTGAATAAGAGCCGTTATTTATTGTCTGACAAATCCAACATTTCTGAGTACATTGAAGGGAAAATAGATTGTATGGGCTGGGGAAATTCTGGTCCTGCTGCTTGGACTGGTTCGTTGTTGTTGGATGAG aatttgttTTCTGAGATGAGAAAAGAAGACAGAAGTGCATGTAAATCAAACTCCAAAAAAGGAGCAAGAACATCAAAGCAGGAAAGCAGGTCTACTGGTAGATATTGTTCTCAGGATCATCCTTTATCTGTTGTTGGATTTGAG cATGATAATTCAAGTTCAAAATCTTCTAAGCATTCGGCGAGACACAAAGGGAAGGTTTCTGGGGATGAGGAACCAAGTACAGATTCTGTAAAACGTTCAGTGAAGGGAAAAAGGAAGATTTCCAATGATATCAGAAGCACATCTTTAGCTGAATCCTCTTGTTACAGTCGGAGGCTTGTGAAGGAGAATTTTAGCAGGGACAATCTGGACATTGAGCTTCTGGATTTTGATCAAGATTTTCACTCACTAGGActtcataacaaaatcaataaagGAGCAGCTTCATCTGAAGATAAAGATTGTGAacagaaaattaatatatatggaAGTGGAAGAACATCAACTGCGGCCACAAACTGTGATGAGGTTTCTGCATATCGAACTTTTGATGATATTGTAGAGATAAGAGATATGAATTCCCTCAAAAGACCTTCCGGTGCTGTTGAGAACATGGGTGACAAGAACAAGGATTCAAGTCAGTCTGAACCTGTTATTAGCTTACCTGCATCAGAGGAGTTATCATGTGTTATATGTTGGACGGAATTTTGTTCAACTAGAGGTGTTTTGCCATGTGGGCATCGGTTTTGTTATTCATGCATCCAAAATTGGGCAGATCATATG ATTGCAAGCAGAAAAACTTCAACATGCCCTTTGTGCAAGGTTGGTTTTGTATGCATCACTAAAGTGGAGGATGCCGCAACATCTGATCAGAAGATCTACTCTCAAACTATTCCATGTGCCAACTCAGCCACGGAGATTTTGTTATTAAATGGTCAAGAAAGACTAGCAGGTGCCGAG TCCTCCACAGTTTGTGGTGAATGTGAATGCCGAGAACCTGAGGACCTTCTTGTCATGTGTGATCACTGCAACATACAATGCATTCACATCTACTGCCTGGACCCTCCCTTGTTACCATGGACATGCATTCGATGTAAGGATCTGCAGCGACTACTTTATCAAGCCAGATAA
- the LOC136207307 gene encoding uncharacterized protein isoform X1 encodes MDCSIRGMENVVATVSGYHGLERFNLIKLISQAGASYVGAMSKSITHLVCWKFEGKKYDLAKKFNTIIVNHRWVEDCIKQGKRVPEHPYMLQRGKDAGPLLMEAPVIYEVGPLNKSRYLLSDKSNISEYIEGKIDCMGWGNSGPAAWTGSLLLDENLFSEMRKEDRSACKSNSKKGARTSKQESRSTGRYCSQDHPLSVVGFEHDNSSSKSSKHSARHKGKVSGDEEPSTDSVKRSVKGKRKISNDIRSTSLAESSCYSRRLVKENFSRDNLDIELLDFDQDFHSLGLHNKINKGAASSEDKDCEQKINIYGSGRTSTAATNCDEVSAYRTFDDIVEIRDMNSLKRPSGAVENMGDKNKDSSQSEPVISLPASEELSCVICWTEFCSTRGVLPCGHRFCYSCIQNWADHMIASRKTSTCPLCKVGFVCITKVEDAATSDQKIYSQTIPCANSATEILLLNGQERLAGAESSTVCGECECREPEDLLVMCDHCNIQCIHIYCLDPPLLPWTCIRCKDLQRLLYQAR; translated from the exons ATGGATTGTTCAATTCGAGGTATGGAGAATGTGGTCGCGACTGTTAGTGGTTACCACGGGTTGGAGCGGTTCAACCTCATCAAGCTGATTTCTCAAGCCGGTGCCAGTTATGTAGGTGCAATGTCAAAGTCTATTACACACTTG GTGTGCTGGAAATTTGAAGGAAAGAAATACGATCTTGCCAAGAAATTCAACACAATCATTGTTAATCATCGGTGGGTGGAAGATTGCATAAAGCAAGGGAAGCGTGTTCCTGAGCATCCCTACATGCTACAACG TGGAAAAGATGCAGGGCCTCTGTTGATGGAGGCTCCAGTTATATATGAAGTTGGACCCTTGAATAAGAGCCGTTATTTATTGTCTGACAAATCCAACATTTCTGAGTACATTGAAGGGAAAATAGATTGTATGGGCTGGGGAAATTCTGGTCCTGCTGCTTGGACTGGTTCGTTGTTGTTGGATGAG aatttgttTTCTGAGATGAGAAAAGAAGACAGAAGTGCATGTAAATCAAACTCCAAAAAAGGAGCAAGAACATCAAAGCAGGAAAGCAGGTCTACTGGTAGATATTGTTCTCAGGATCATCCTTTATCTGTTGTTGGATTTGAG cATGATAATTCAAGTTCAAAATCTTCTAAGCATTCGGCGAGACACAAAGGGAAGGTTTCTGGGGATGAGGAACCAAGTACAGATTCTGTAAAACGTTCAGTGAAGGGAAAAAGGAAGATTTCCAATGATATCAGAAGCACATCTTTAGCTGAATCCTCTTGTTACAGTCGGAGGCTTGTGAAGGAGAATTTTAGCAGGGACAATCTGGACATTGAGCTTCTGGATTTTGATCAAGATTTTCACTCACTAGGActtcataacaaaatcaataaagGAGCAGCTTCATCTGAAGATAAAGATTGTGAacagaaaattaatatatatggaAGTGGAAGAACATCAACTGCGGCCACAAACTGTGATGAGGTTTCTGCATATCGAACTTTTGATGATATTGTAGAGATAAGAGATATGAATTCCCTCAAAAGACCTTCCGGTGCTGTTGAGAACATGGGTGACAAGAACAAGGATTCAAGTCAGTCTGAACCTGTTATTAGCTTACCTGCATCAGAGGAGTTATCATGTGTTATATGTTGGACGGAATTTTGTTCAACTAGAGGTGTTTTGCCATGTGGGCATCGGTTTTGTTATTCATGCATCCAAAATTGGGCAGATCATATG ATTGCAAGCAGAAAAACTTCAACATGCCCTTTGTGCAAGGTTGGTTTTGTATGCATCACTAAAGTGGAGGATGCCGCAACATCTGATCAGAAGATCTACTCTCAAACTATTCCATGTGCCAACTCAGCCACGGAGATTTTGTTATTAAATGGTCAAGAAAGACTAGCAGGTGCCGAG TCCTCCACAGTTTGTGGTGAATGTGAATGCCGAGAACCTGAGGACCTTCTTGTCATGTGTGATCACTGCAACATACAATGCATTCACATCTACTGCCTGGACCCTCCCTTGTTACCATGGACATGCATTCGATGTAAGGATCTGCAGCGACTACTTTATCAAGCCAGATAA
- the LOC136207329 gene encoding protein FLX-like 2, whose translation MGSKGRLPPHIRRPLPGHGMVHPDPFGPGVLPPPGSFPPFEMLPHPEILEQKLAAQHVEIQRLATENQRLAATHGTLRQELAAAQHELQMLHTHIGIIKSEREQQMRGLLDRIAKMENELKAAEPLRSELQQAREEADKLVVARQELMSKAHQLTQDLHRAHTDVQQIPVLMSELEGLRQEYQRCRVSYDYEKKLFSDHLESLQAMEKNYVTMSREVEKLRLELNNTTSTDIRAAASGAYGGATGNNESETSGRPIGQNMYEDGYQGHSAVPGNAGAAAAAANASVGAATGTGTPTYTGAQSGSAPAKPPNAPRGPGYEPTKAGYDAQRGHGYDAQRGSSYDLQRGPGYDPSRAPSYDAQRIPGYDPQRISGYDAQRLPAYDMQRPPGNDALRGPGYDAPRGPGYDPQRGHGYDPQRGPHYDMSRGAGYDGGSRGTGGPHSQMAPANNVPYGSATPPTRPVGGYEAAARGGTQARR comes from the exons ATGGGAAGTAAAGGTCGACTTCCACCTCATATCAGGCGTCCTCTTCCTGGGCATGGTATGGTACATCCTGATCCATTTGGTCCAGGAGTGCTCCCTCCGCCTGGCTCCTTTCCTCCCTTTGAGATGTTACCACACCCCGAAATTTTGGAACAGAAGCTTGCTGCACAACATGTGGAGATTCAGAGACTTGCAACAGAGAACCAGAGGCTTGCTgccacacatggaactttgagaCAGGAACTTGCTGCAGCGCAGCATGAGTTGCAGATGTTGCATACTCATATAGGTATTATCAAGTCTGAAAGAGAACAACAAATGAGGGGCCTTTTGGATAGAATTGCCAAGATGGAAAATGAGTTGAAAGCTGCGGAGCCTCTTAGGTCGGAGTTGCAGCAGGCAAGGGAAGAAGCTGACAAGTTGGTAGTAGCAAGGCAGGAGCTTATGTCAAAAGCGCATCAGTTGACTCAGGATCTTCATAGGGCTCACACGGATGTGCAGCAGATCCCTGTTTTAATGTCTGAACTTGAGGGCCTCAGACAGGAATATCAACGGTGCAG GGTTTCATATGATTATGAGAAGAAATTATTCAGTGATCACCTAGAGTCACTTCAGGCCATGGAGAAGAACTATGTTACAATGTCTAGGGAAGTGGAAAAACTTCGTCTGGAACTTAATAACACTACTAGCACTGACATAAGAGcag ctGCTAGTGGGGCTTATGGTGGTGCCACTGGAAACAATGAGAGCGAGACTTCTGGTCGTCCTATAGGACAAAATATGTATGAGGATGGCTATCAG GGACACAGTGCTGTTCCTGGAAATGCTGGTGCAGCAGCTGCTGCTGCTAATGCTAGTGTAGGTGCTGCTACCGGTACTGGGACTCCTACTTACACTGGAGCTCAATCTGGCTCTGCGCCCGCAAAACCACCTAATGCTCCTAGAGGCCCTGGTTATGAACCAACAAAAGCTGGTTATGATGCACAAAGAGGACATGGTTATGATGCTCAAAGAGGATCCAGTTATGATCTTCAGAGAGGACCTGGATATGATCCGTCACGAGCACCTAGTTATGATGCACAGAGGATCCCTGGTTATGATCCACAGAGAATATCTGGTTATGATGCCCAGAGACTACCTGCTTATGATATGCAGAGACCACCCGGTAATGATGCACTAAGAGGACCTGGTTATGATGCTCCAAGGGGACCTGGTTACGATCCTCAGAGAGGGCATGGTTATGATCCGCAGCGAGGACCACATTATGATATGTCCAGGGGTGCTGGCTATGATGGAGGGTCAAGAGGGACTGGTGGTCCTCATAGTCAAATGGCACCTGCAAACAATGTGCCCTATGGGTCTGCAACACCACCAACACGTCCCGTTGGTGGGTACGAGGCAGCAGCTCGAGGTGGAACCCAGGCAAGGAGATGA